A genomic region of Pseudomonas sp. RSB 5.4 contains the following coding sequences:
- a CDS encoding response regulator produces the protein MSTPASTILVVEDDNIVRMLIVDVLEELAFNVLEADDGESALKILGDQSNDIDLMMTDYGLPGMKGSELAGKARELRPTLPVLFASGYAENIDVPADMHVIGKPFSIDQLRDKVKGILSRK, from the coding sequence ATGTCCACCCCAGCGTCCACCATCCTTGTAGTAGAAGACGACAACATCGTGCGCATGCTCATCGTCGACGTGCTGGAGGAGCTGGCGTTCAATGTGCTGGAGGCGGACGACGGCGAGTCTGCGCTGAAGATTCTCGGGGATCAGAGCAACGATATCGACTTGATGATGACCGACTACGGCCTGCCGGGCATGAAAGGTAGTGAACTGGCCGGCAAAGCCCGTGAACTACGCCCCACCCTGCCCGTGCTGTTCGCCAGCGGTTACGCCGAAAACATCGACGTACCCGCTGACATGCATGTGATCGGCAAACCGTTCTCGATCGATCAGTTGCGTGACAAGGTCAAGGGCATTCTCTCTCGGAAGTAA